The Streptomyces sp. NBC_00691 genome has a segment encoding these proteins:
- the tsaB gene encoding tRNA (adenosine(37)-N6)-threonylcarbamoyltransferase complex dimerization subunit type 1 TsaB, with amino-acid sequence MLLLAMDTATPAVTVALHDGEAVVASSSQVDARRHGELLLPAVDRVLKEAGLKLDAVTGIVVGVGPGPYTGLRVGLVTAAAFSSALGVPVHGLCTLDGLAYASGLDEPFAVATDARRKEVYWARYEDSRTRVTDAAVDRPAEIAERLAGLPVVGAGARLYPEAFPDARDPEHQSAAALAALAAERLAAGEGGFLDPLPMYLRRPDAQVPKNYKVVTPK; translated from the coding sequence GTGCTGTTGCTCGCCATGGATACCGCCACCCCCGCCGTCACCGTCGCCCTCCACGACGGCGAGGCCGTCGTCGCCTCGTCGAGTCAGGTCGACGCCCGCCGTCACGGGGAGCTGCTGCTGCCCGCCGTCGACCGGGTCCTCAAGGAGGCCGGGCTGAAGCTCGACGCGGTCACCGGGATCGTCGTCGGCGTCGGCCCCGGGCCGTACACCGGCCTCCGGGTCGGACTCGTCACGGCCGCCGCCTTCTCCTCCGCGCTCGGCGTGCCGGTGCACGGCCTGTGCACCCTCGACGGCCTCGCGTACGCCTCCGGGCTCGACGAGCCCTTCGCCGTCGCCACGGACGCGCGCCGCAAGGAGGTCTACTGGGCGCGGTACGAGGACTCCCGTACGCGCGTGACCGACGCGGCCGTCGACCGGCCCGCCGAGATCGCCGAGCGGCTCGCCGGACTCCCCGTCGTCGGCGCGGGCGCCCGTCTCTACCCCGAGGCCTTCCCCGACGCCCGCGACCCCGAGCACCAGTCGGCGGCCGCGCTCGCCGCGCTCGCCGCGGAGAGGCTGGCGGCCGGCGAGGGCGGCTTCCTCGACCCGCTGCCGATGTACCTGCGCCGCCCCGACGCGCAGGTGCCGAAGAACTACAAGGTGGTCACCCCCAAGTGA
- the rimI gene encoding ribosomal protein S18-alanine N-acetyltransferase: MRWWDIAPVLALEDELFPEDAWSAGMFWSELAHARGPRATRRYVVAETAGGGLVGYAGLAAAGGLGDVQTIAVARDQWGTGLGARLLTDLLHHATAFECEEVLLEVRVDNTRAQKLYERFGFEPIGFRRGYYQPGNVDALVMRLTVQGTETDSDGC, from the coding sequence ATGCGCTGGTGGGACATCGCACCGGTGCTGGCCCTCGAGGACGAGCTGTTCCCCGAGGACGCCTGGTCGGCCGGAATGTTCTGGTCGGAGCTCGCGCACGCGCGCGGCCCGCGGGCCACCCGCCGCTACGTCGTGGCGGAGACCGCCGGGGGAGGGCTCGTCGGGTACGCCGGGCTCGCCGCGGCCGGCGGACTCGGCGACGTGCAGACGATCGCCGTCGCCCGTGACCAGTGGGGTACGGGGCTCGGCGCCCGGCTCCTCACCGACCTGCTCCACCACGCCACCGCCTTCGAGTGCGAAGAGGTGCTCCTCGAAGTGCGCGTGGACAACACCCGGGCCCAGAAGCTCTACGAGCGCTTCGGCTTCGAGCCCATCGGTTTCCGGCGCGGCTACTACCAGCCCGGAAACGTGGACGCGCTCGTGATGCGACTGACCGTTCAAGGAACTGAGACTGATTCTGATGGCTGCTGA
- a CDS encoding class I SAM-dependent methyltransferase has translation MGRVTDLASFAPLLAPEGQTLLAALRDHDPAQELAAVSRLRRDHPAELVTAAVGQARLRQRAVAKFGAEDAYRMYFTPNGVEQSTRASVGSYRAGRMKALGIRSVADLCSGIGGDAIALARAGISVLAVDRDPLTAEVARANAEALSLAELIEVRCADVTEIDTAPFDAVFVDPARRGGRGRIFDPESYSPPLSWAVEAARRAPHAALKVAPGIPHEAVPAEAEAEWISDGGDVKEAVLWFGTEPGARRATLLPSGAGLTGRGLPDPAVRPVGRYLYEPDGAVIRAHLVAEVAEELAGGLIDETIAYITADALVPTPYAAAYEITDELPFNLKKLKALLREREVGTLTVKKRGSAVEPEEIRRRVKPKGPNAATVLLTRVAGAPTMLIGRPAGGGR, from the coding sequence ATGGGACGGGTGACCGACCTCGCCTCCTTCGCCCCGCTGCTCGCCCCCGAGGGGCAGACGCTCCTCGCGGCCCTGCGCGACCACGACCCCGCCCAGGAGCTGGCGGCCGTCTCCCGGCTGCGCCGTGACCACCCCGCCGAGCTGGTCACGGCGGCTGTCGGACAGGCCCGGCTGCGGCAGCGGGCGGTGGCGAAGTTCGGCGCGGAGGACGCGTACCGGATGTACTTCACGCCGAACGGCGTCGAGCAGTCGACCCGCGCCTCGGTCGGTTCGTACCGGGCCGGCCGGATGAAGGCGCTCGGGATCCGGAGCGTCGCGGACCTCTGCTCCGGGATCGGCGGCGACGCGATCGCGCTGGCGCGCGCCGGGATCTCGGTGCTCGCCGTGGACCGCGACCCGCTCACCGCGGAGGTCGCCCGCGCCAACGCCGAGGCACTCAGCCTCGCGGAGCTCATCGAGGTGCGGTGCGCGGACGTCACCGAGATCGACACCGCCCCGTTCGACGCCGTCTTCGTCGACCCGGCGCGACGCGGCGGCCGGGGCCGGATCTTCGATCCCGAGTCCTACTCCCCGCCGCTGTCCTGGGCGGTCGAGGCGGCCCGCAGGGCCCCGCACGCGGCGCTCAAGGTGGCCCCGGGGATCCCGCACGAGGCGGTCCCCGCGGAGGCCGAGGCCGAGTGGATCTCGGACGGCGGGGACGTCAAGGAGGCCGTCCTCTGGTTCGGCACGGAACCGGGCGCCCGCCGCGCCACCCTGCTCCCCTCGGGCGCCGGGCTCACCGGCCGCGGCCTCCCCGATCCGGCGGTCCGCCCCGTCGGCCGCTACCTCTACGAGCCGGACGGCGCGGTCATCCGCGCGCACCTCGTCGCCGAGGTGGCGGAGGAGCTGGCCGGCGGCCTGATCGACGAGACGATCGCCTACATCACGGCGGACGCGCTGGTCCCGACGCCGTATGCCGCCGCGTACGAGATCACCGACGAACTGCCCTTCAACCTCAAGAAGCTGAAGGCCCTGCTGAGGGAGCGCGAGGTCGGCACCCTGACGGTGAAGAAGCGCGGCTCGGCGGTCGAGCCCGAGGAGATCCGCCGCAGGGTGAAGCCGAAGGGCCCGAACGCGGCGACGGTCCTGCTCACGCGCGTCGCGGGAGCACCGACGATGCTGATCGGCCGCCCGGCGGGCGGCGGCCGCTGA
- a CDS encoding polysaccharide deacetylase family protein, whose translation MAKGVHASARALGAVLVVAALASAATGCSESAQPDRGTPGPAAGQQARAREQGAAGALSAYVEKVRERRAARVLAARKWGLAKPPLEAPAPPVAKPEITTRKGFETDGEGLPPVFTTVPTKQKIVFLTIDDGAEKDPELLRMMKELRIPYSAFLSDYVVKDDYGYFARMQKEGVSLHNHTLNHRYLPGLSYQQQKREICGMQDVIEKRFGKRPPLFRPPYGNYNEDTLRAARSCGVKAVPLWASEAFPDHMEWREWDRDLHPGDIVLTHFRGKEDWKGSMADMVRRVMNVITAKGYAVAKLEDYV comes from the coding sequence ATGGCAAAAGGTGTGCACGCTTCCGCTCGGGCGCTCGGGGCGGTGCTCGTCGTCGCCGCCCTCGCCTCCGCCGCCACCGGCTGCTCCGAGAGCGCCCAGCCGGACCGCGGCACACCCGGCCCCGCCGCCGGGCAGCAGGCGCGGGCCCGGGAGCAGGGTGCGGCCGGTGCGCTCAGCGCGTACGTCGAGAAGGTCCGCGAGCGGCGCGCCGCCCGGGTGCTCGCGGCCAGGAAGTGGGGCCTCGCCAAACCCCCGCTCGAAGCCCCGGCCCCGCCCGTGGCCAAGCCGGAGATCACCACCCGCAAGGGCTTCGAGACCGACGGCGAAGGGCTGCCGCCCGTCTTCACCACCGTCCCGACCAAGCAGAAGATCGTCTTCCTGACGATCGACGACGGCGCGGAGAAGGACCCCGAACTGCTGCGGATGATGAAGGAGCTGCGGATCCCCTACAGCGCCTTCCTCAGCGACTACGTCGTCAAGGACGACTACGGCTACTTCGCCCGGATGCAGAAGGAGGGGGTGTCCCTGCACAACCACACCCTCAACCACCGCTACCTGCCCGGACTCTCGTACCAGCAGCAGAAGCGCGAGATCTGCGGCATGCAGGACGTCATCGAGAAACGATTCGGCAAGCGGCCCCCGCTGTTCCGCCCGCCGTACGGCAACTACAACGAGGACACCCTGCGCGCCGCCCGGTCCTGCGGCGTCAAGGCCGTCCCGCTCTGGGCGTCCGAGGCCTTCCCCGACCACATGGAGTGGCGCGAGTGGGACCGGGACCTGCACCCCGGCGACATCGTCCTCACCCACTTCCGGGGCAAGGAGGACTGGAAGGGCTCCATGGCCGACATGGTCCGCCGGGTGATGAACGTGATCACGGCCAAGGGATACGCGGTCGCCAAGCTCGAGGACTACGTGTGA
- the tsaE gene encoding tRNA (adenosine(37)-N6)-threonylcarbamoyltransferase complex ATPase subunit type 1 TsaE, which translates to MEAAHPPVSGATLDIDSPQQMQELGRRLAKILRPGDLVMLTGELGAGKTTLTRGLGEGLGVRGAVTSPTFVIARVHPSLVGGPALVHVDAYRLGGGLDEMEDLDLDVSLPESVVVVEWGDGKVEELTDDRLHLLIHRVTGDTDDDRRTVVLRGIGPRWAGEDLGVL; encoded by the coding sequence ATGGAAGCAGCGCACCCGCCCGTCTCCGGCGCGACCCTGGACATCGACTCCCCCCAGCAGATGCAGGAGCTCGGCCGCCGCCTCGCGAAGATCCTCCGCCCCGGCGACCTCGTCATGCTCACCGGTGAACTCGGCGCCGGGAAGACCACCCTCACCCGGGGCCTGGGTGAGGGCCTCGGCGTCCGGGGCGCCGTCACCTCCCCGACCTTCGTCATCGCCCGTGTCCATCCGTCCCTGGTCGGCGGCCCCGCGCTGGTGCACGTCGACGCGTACCGCCTCGGGGGCGGGCTGGACGAGATGGAGGACCTCGATCTGGACGTCTCGCTGCCCGAGTCGGTCGTGGTCGTCGAGTGGGGGGACGGGAAGGTCGAGGAGCTGACGGACGACCGGCTGCACCTGCTGATCCACCGGGTGACCGGTGACACCGACGACGACCGGCGCACGGTCGTGCTGCGCGGGATCGGCCCGCGCTGGGCCGGCGAGGACCTGGGCGTGCTCTGA
- the tsaD gene encoding tRNA (adenosine(37)-N6)-threonylcarbamoyltransferase complex transferase subunit TsaD: protein MAADEPLVLGIETSCDETGVGIVHGTTLLADAVASSVDTHARFGGVVPEIASRAHLEAMVPTIERALKTAGISARDLDGIAVTAGPGLAGALLVGVSAAKAYAYALGKPLYGVNHLASHICVDQLEHGKLPEPTMALLVSGGHSSLLLSADITSDVRPLGATIDDAAGEAFDKIARVLDLGFPGGPVIDRLAKEGDPAAIAFPRGLSGSRDPAYDFSFSGLKTAVARWIEAKRAAGEDVPVRDVAASFQEAVVDVLTRKAVRACKDEGVDHLMIGGGVAANSRLRALAQERCERAGIRLRVPRPGLCTDNGAMVAALGSEMVSRNRPASDLELSADSSLPVTDPHVPGAHAHGHSHDHDHVHEVSKENLYS, encoded by the coding sequence ATGGCTGCTGACGAACCGCTCGTACTCGGCATCGAGACCTCCTGCGACGAGACCGGCGTCGGCATCGTCCACGGGACCACGCTCCTCGCGGACGCCGTCGCGTCCAGCGTCGACACCCACGCCCGCTTCGGCGGCGTCGTGCCCGAGATCGCCTCCCGCGCCCACCTGGAGGCGATGGTCCCGACGATCGAGCGCGCCCTCAAGACGGCCGGGATCTCCGCCAGGGACCTCGACGGCATCGCCGTCACGGCCGGCCCCGGCCTCGCGGGCGCGCTGCTCGTCGGCGTCTCGGCCGCCAAGGCCTACGCGTACGCCCTCGGCAAGCCGCTCTACGGCGTCAACCACCTCGCCTCGCACATCTGCGTCGACCAGCTGGAGCACGGCAAGCTGCCCGAGCCGACGATGGCACTGCTCGTCTCCGGCGGCCACTCCTCGCTGCTGCTCTCCGCCGACATCACCTCCGACGTGCGCCCGCTGGGCGCCACCATCGACGACGCGGCCGGTGAGGCCTTCGACAAGATCGCCCGCGTCCTCGACCTGGGCTTCCCCGGCGGACCGGTCATCGACCGGCTCGCCAAGGAGGGCGACCCGGCCGCCATCGCGTTCCCGCGCGGTCTGAGCGGCTCCCGTGACCCCGCGTACGACTTCTCCTTCTCCGGTCTCAAGACCGCCGTGGCCCGCTGGATCGAGGCCAAGCGGGCGGCCGGCGAGGACGTGCCGGTCCGGGACGTCGCCGCGTCCTTCCAGGAGGCGGTCGTGGACGTCCTCACCCGCAAGGCCGTCCGGGCCTGCAAGGACGAGGGCGTCGACCACCTGATGATCGGCGGCGGCGTCGCCGCCAACTCGCGGCTCCGGGCGCTCGCCCAGGAGCGCTGCGAGCGGGCCGGCATCCGGCTGCGGGTGCCCCGGCCGGGTCTGTGCACGGACAACGGCGCCATGGTCGCGGCCCTCGGCTCCGAGATGGTCTCCCGCAACCGGCCCGCCTCCGACCTGGAGCTGTCGGCGGACTCGTCGCTGCCGGTGACGGACCCGCACGTGCCGGGCGCGCACGCGCACGGCCACTCCCACGACCACGATCATGTGCACGAGGTCAGCAAGGAGAACCTGTACTCATGA
- a CDS encoding RNA polymerase sigma factor: MESARIIATVARIVRDVGIAEEIAQDALVAALEQWPRSGAPERPGAWLTAAAKHRAVDLVRRRETYARKLAEVGRTLTEESYDPEPPGPGDIDDDVLRLIFTACHPVLSAEARAALTLRLVGGLRTDEIARAFLVPEATVAARITRAKRALAKAGVEFEVPYGADRAARLGSVLEVVYLIFNEGYAATAGDDLLRPGLCEDALRLARVLAALVPREGEAQGLVALLELQASRTAARTGPDGRPVLLAAQDRRRWNRLLIRRGYAALERAGDGRSYGPYALQAAIAALHARAASYEETDWTTIAALYGKLGVLAPSPVVELNRAVAVSMAEGAAAALPIVDALAAEPGLARYHLLPSVRGDLLARLGRTEEARAEFERAAGLTRNESERGLLRGKARELDGP, from the coding sequence ATGGAGTCGGCGCGGATCATCGCCACGGTGGCGCGGATCGTCCGCGACGTCGGCATCGCCGAGGAGATCGCCCAGGACGCGCTCGTCGCCGCGCTCGAACAGTGGCCGCGGTCAGGCGCCCCGGAGCGTCCGGGAGCCTGGCTGACGGCCGCCGCCAAGCACCGGGCCGTCGATCTGGTGCGACGGCGAGAGACCTACGCGCGCAAGCTCGCGGAGGTGGGCCGGACGCTCACGGAGGAGTCGTACGACCCCGAGCCCCCGGGGCCCGGGGACATCGACGACGACGTGCTGCGGCTGATCTTCACCGCCTGCCACCCGGTGCTCTCCGCCGAGGCCCGCGCCGCCCTCACCCTGCGGCTCGTCGGCGGGCTCCGGACGGACGAGATCGCCCGCGCGTTCCTCGTGCCGGAGGCGACCGTCGCGGCCCGGATCACCCGGGCCAAGCGGGCGCTCGCGAAGGCGGGCGTGGAGTTCGAGGTGCCCTACGGGGCGGACCGGGCGGCCCGGCTCGGTTCCGTCCTCGAGGTCGTCTACCTGATCTTCAACGAGGGGTACGCGGCGACCGCCGGCGACGACCTGCTGCGGCCGGGCCTCTGCGAGGACGCGCTGCGGCTCGCCCGGGTCCTCGCCGCGCTCGTCCCGCGGGAGGGCGAGGCGCAGGGGCTCGTCGCCCTGCTGGAGCTGCAGGCCTCCCGGACGGCGGCCAGGACCGGGCCCGACGGGCGGCCGGTGCTGCTCGCCGCGCAGGACCGGCGGCGCTGGAACCGGCTCCTCATCCGGCGCGGGTACGCCGCGCTCGAACGCGCCGGGGACGGACGCTCGTACGGTCCGTACGCCCTCCAGGCCGCGATCGCCGCCCTTCACGCGCGGGCCGCCTCCTACGAGGAGACGGACTGGACGACGATCGCCGCGCTGTACGGGAAGCTGGGCGTCCTGGCCCCCTCGCCGGTCGTCGAGCTGAACCGCGCGGTCGCCGTGTCCATGGCCGAGGGCGCCGCGGCGGCCCTCCCGATCGTCGACGCCCTCGCCGCCGAACCCGGTCTGGCCCGCTACCACCTGCTGCCGAGCGTCCGCGGCGACCTGCTGGCCCGGCTCGGACGCACGGAGGAGGCGCGGGCTGAGTTCGAGCGGGCGGCGGGCCTCACCCGCAACGAGAGCGAACGGGGGCTGCTGCGGGGGAAGGCGCGGGAGTTGGACGGGCCGTGA
- a CDS encoding YciI family protein: MPRFLSLVRIEENTIDMESADPGFEERMGALFEEITKAGAMVDTAGLRPTSESTRITWSDGKLSFTDGPFTETKEVVGGYAMLQCKDMAEAVEWGKRFLAVHPPQWKVGLEVREVEEMPEG; encoded by the coding sequence ATGCCCCGCTTCCTGTCCCTCGTCCGCATCGAGGAGAACACCATCGACATGGAGAGCGCCGACCCCGGCTTCGAGGAGCGGATGGGCGCGCTCTTCGAGGAGATCACCAAGGCCGGGGCCATGGTGGACACCGCCGGGCTCAGGCCGACCTCCGAGTCCACCCGGATCACCTGGTCGGACGGGAAGCTGTCGTTCACCGACGGACCGTTCACCGAGACCAAGGAGGTCGTCGGCGGCTACGCGATGCTCCAGTGCAAGGACATGGCCGAGGCCGTCGAGTGGGGGAAGCGGTTCCTCGCCGTGCACCCGCCGCAGTGGAAGGTCGGGCTGGAGGTCCGCGAGGTCGAGGAGATGCCGGAAGGCTGA
- the groES gene encoding co-chaperone GroES, which produces MTTTSSKVAIKPLEDRIVVQPLDAEQTTASGLVIPDTAKEKPQEGVVLAVGPGRFENGERLPLDVKTGDIVLYSKYGGTEVKYNGEEYLVLSARDVLAIVEK; this is translated from the coding sequence GTGACGACCACCAGCTCCAAGGTTGCCATCAAGCCGCTCGAGGACCGCATTGTGGTCCAGCCGCTCGACGCCGAGCAGACCACCGCCTCTGGCCTGGTCATCCCGGACACCGCCAAGGAGAAGCCCCAGGAGGGCGTCGTCCTGGCCGTGGGCCCGGGTCGCTTCGAGAACGGCGAGCGTCTGCCGCTCGACGTCAAGACCGGCGACATCGTGCTGTACAGCAAGTACGGCGGCACCGAGGTGAAGTACAACGGCGAGGAGTACCTCGTCCTCTCGGCTCGCGACGTGCTCGCGATCGTCGAGAAGTAA
- a CDS encoding alpha/beta fold hydrolase — protein MGESSSTGTWRRAGFAGAAIGVLAAGAAAGVAVERLTVGRSVRQKARLALDSTGPYGGLRGTPGRALADDSTVLYYEVDEVAADTPPARRRRLFGRKEPAPVTVVFSHGYCLNQDSWHFQRAALRGLVRTVHWDQRSHGRSGQGVAQSGADAVPVTIDQLGRDLKAVLDVAAPEGPLVLVGHSMGGMTIMALADRYPEFVRDRVVGVAFVGTSAGKLGEVTYGLPIAGVNAVRRVLPGVLRALGSQAELVERGRRATADLFAGLIKKYSFASRDVDPAVARFAERMIESTPIDVVAAFYPAFAEHDKAAALPVLRELPVLALAGDHDLVTPSSHTEAIADLLPDAELVIVPDGGHLVMLEHPEAVTDRLADLLVRVGAVPEPETAGRPSR, from the coding sequence GTGGGCGAGTCCAGCAGCACCGGTACGTGGCGCCGCGCCGGATTCGCCGGCGCCGCGATAGGCGTTCTCGCGGCGGGAGCCGCCGCCGGGGTGGCCGTCGAGCGCCTGACGGTCGGCCGGTCCGTACGGCAGAAGGCGCGGCTCGCCCTCGATTCCACCGGACCGTACGGCGGGCTGCGGGGGACGCCCGGCCGGGCCCTCGCCGACGACTCGACCGTCCTGTACTACGAGGTCGACGAAGTGGCGGCGGACACCCCGCCCGCCCGCCGTCGGCGGCTCTTCGGGCGCAAGGAGCCCGCCCCCGTGACCGTGGTCTTCAGCCACGGCTACTGCCTCAACCAGGACTCCTGGCACTTCCAGCGGGCCGCGCTGCGCGGTCTCGTCCGCACCGTCCACTGGGACCAGCGCAGTCACGGCCGCTCGGGTCAGGGTGTCGCCCAGTCCGGTGCCGACGCCGTGCCCGTCACCATCGACCAGCTGGGCCGCGACCTCAAGGCCGTCCTCGACGTCGCCGCGCCCGAGGGGCCGCTCGTCCTCGTCGGGCACTCGATGGGCGGCATGACGATCATGGCGCTCGCGGACCGGTACCCCGAGTTCGTCCGGGACCGGGTCGTCGGTGTCGCCTTCGTCGGTACGTCCGCCGGGAAGCTCGGGGAGGTCACGTACGGCCTTCCGATCGCCGGCGTCAACGCCGTCCGGCGGGTCCTGCCCGGGGTGCTGCGGGCGCTCGGCTCCCAGGCCGAGCTGGTCGAGCGGGGCCGGCGGGCGACCGCGGACCTGTTCGCCGGGCTGATCAAGAAGTACTCGTTCGCCTCCCGGGACGTGGACCCCGCGGTCGCCCGCTTCGCCGAGCGGATGATCGAGTCCACCCCGATCGACGTCGTCGCCGCCTTCTACCCGGCCTTCGCCGAGCACGACAAGGCCGCCGCGCTGCCCGTCCTCCGCGAGCTCCCGGTCCTCGCGCTCGCGGGCGACCACGACCTGGTCACCCCCAGCTCCCACACCGAGGCCATCGCCGATCTCCTCCCGGACGCGGAACTCGTCATCGTGCCGGACGGCGGGCACCTGGTGATGCTGGAGCACCCGGAGGCGGTCACGGACCGCCTCGCCGACCTGCTCGTCCGGGTGGGAGCCGTCCCGGAGCCGGAGACGGCGGGGCGGCCGTCGCGGTGA
- a CDS encoding polysaccharide deacetylase family protein, with amino-acid sequence MKKTIALWAALTAAALLVTGCAAEQPGPAAATAKTNAPTADPSAGRKAPEAAEAATAAAYRRWGLKPFPAPPAPPAVKPVKRRPGGPVPVISDIPTTEKIVFITIDDGAEKDPAFVRMMKDLRVPVTMFLTDSAVRADYAYFTPLVAQGHGLANHTLTHPNLRTLSQDAQRREICGQQTRLAQRYGTTPRLFRPPYGNWNEATRAAAGTCGVDAIVLWRESMQIKNMQYQRADRKLHPGDIILAHFRGPSELKGRTMTEMTATMLRRIQEQGFTVARLEDYV; translated from the coding sequence GTGAAGAAGACGATCGCGCTGTGGGCGGCACTGACCGCTGCCGCCCTCCTGGTGACCGGCTGCGCGGCGGAGCAGCCCGGTCCCGCCGCCGCCACCGCGAAGACGAACGCACCCACGGCCGACCCGTCCGCCGGGCGCAAGGCACCGGAGGCCGCCGAGGCCGCGACCGCCGCCGCTTACCGCCGCTGGGGGCTCAAGCCCTTCCCGGCCCCGCCCGCCCCGCCGGCGGTCAAGCCGGTGAAGCGCCGGCCGGGCGGCCCGGTCCCCGTCATCAGCGACATCCCGACCACCGAGAAGATCGTCTTCATCACGATCGACGACGGAGCCGAGAAGGACCCCGCGTTCGTGCGGATGATGAAGGACCTCAGGGTCCCGGTCACGATGTTCCTCACGGACTCGGCCGTCCGCGCCGACTACGCGTACTTCACCCCGCTCGTCGCGCAGGGCCACGGACTCGCCAACCACACGCTCACCCACCCCAACCTGCGCACCCTCTCCCAGGACGCCCAGCGCCGGGAGATATGCGGCCAGCAGACGAGGCTCGCGCAGCGGTACGGCACGACGCCGCGCCTCTTCCGTCCGCCCTACGGCAACTGGAACGAGGCCACGCGGGCGGCGGCGGGCACCTGCGGCGTCGACGCGATCGTGCTGTGGCGCGAGTCCATGCAGATCAAGAACATGCAGTACCAGCGCGCCGACAGGAAGCTGCACCCCGGCGACATCATCCTGGCCCACTTCCGGGGACCGTCCGAGCTCAAGGGCCGGACGATGACCGAGATGACGGCGACGATGCTGCGCCGCATACAGGAGCAGGGCTTCACGGTGGCGCGCCTGGAGGACTACGTCTAG